Proteins encoded together in one Prunus dulcis chromosome 3, ALMONDv2, whole genome shotgun sequence window:
- the LOC117621380 gene encoding WD repeat-containing protein 26 homolog, translating into MGGVGDEEPATKRMKLSPGQLRGLSNGSSITEPVAGSSRDLMARPLTSEGDEEVVGSKGVIKRVEFVRLIAKALYSLGYKKSGAHLEEESGIPLHSSVVTLFMQQILDGNWDGSVDTLQKIGLSDENITKSASFMILEQKFFELLDDEKDMDALKTLRTEIVPLCINGSRVRELSSCIVSPSFGGTPGKNIVRAKSRPKLLEDLQKLLPPTVMILERRLEHLVEQALVLQRDACIFHNSLNEEMSLYTDHRCGRDQIPSRTLQILQAHSDEVWFLQFSHNGKYLASSSSDRLAIIWEVDVNGCVSLKHRLSGHQKPVSIVSWSPDDHQLLTCGVEEVVRRWDVSSGECLHVYEKPGLGLVSCGWFPDGKWIFSGVSDKSICMWELDGKELECWKGQRTLRISDLEITSDGKQIISTCRDNAILLLDREAKVEILIEEDQTITSFSLSRDNRFLLVNLLNQEIHLWSIEGEIKLVAKYKGHKRTRFVIRSCFGGLEQAFIASGSEDSQVYVWHRGSGELIEALPGHSGAVNCVSWNPTNTHMLASASDDRTIRIWGLKELKVKHRDAHSNGVHYCNGGT; encoded by the exons ATGGGAGGTGTGGGAGATGAAGAACCAGCCACAAAACGCATGAAATTATCCCCTGGACAATTGAGAGGTCTATCCAACGGTTCATCTATTACAGAGCCTGTAGCTGGCTCTTCAAGAGACTTGATGGCTCGGCCCCTAACATCTGAAGGGGACGAAGAGGTTGTTGGTTCAAAAGGAGTTATTAAGAGGGTGGAATTTGTCCGACTAATAGCAAAGGCACTATATTCTCTTGGCTATAAGAAAAGTGGTGCTCATTTGGAAGAAGAGTCTGGGATACCGTTGCACTCTTCTGTGGTAACTCTTTTTATGCAGCAAATTCTGGACGGAAATTGGGATGGAAGTGTCGACACATTGCAAAAAATTGGTCTATCAGATGAAAACATTACTAAATCAGCCTCCTTTATGATATTGGAGCAGAAGTTCTTTGAACTTCTAGATGATGAAAAAGACATGGATGCACTGAAGACATTGAGGACTGAGATTGTACCTCTCTGCATCAATGGTAGTAGAGTTCGTGAGCTTTCTTCCTGCATAGTTTCGCCTTCATTTGGTGGGACTCCTGGTAAAAACATTGTAAGGGCCAAGTCTCGGCCAAAGTTACTGGAAGACTTGCAGAAACTGCTTCCCCCAACAGTTATGATACTTGAAAGACGGTTGGAACATTTGGTTGAACAGGCCCTAGTCTTACAACGTGATGCTTGCATTTTTCACAACTCCTTGAACGAGGAAATGTCTTTGTACACTGATCATCGATGTGGGAGAGATCAGATTCCTTCTCGAACATTACAg ATATTACAAGCACACAGTGACGAAGTCTGGTTTCTGCAATTTTCACACAATGGGAAGTACTTAGCTTCATCATCAAGTGATCGATTAGCAATCATATGGGAG GTTGATGTGAATGGTTGTGTTTCTTTAAAGCATAGACTATCTGGTCACCAGAAACCTGTTTCCATAGTTTCATGGAGTCCTGATGACCATCAGCTCCTCACCTGTGGAGTGGAGGAGGTGGTCAGGCGTTGGGATGTTTCTTCTGGTGAATGCCTCCATGTTTATGAAAAACCTGGTCTTGGTCTGGTGTCCTGTGGATGGTTTCCAGATGGAAAATGGATATTCTCTGGTGTCAGTGACAAGAGTATCTGCATGTGGGAGTTAGATGGGAAGGAGCTGGAGTGCTGGAAAGGCCAACGAACTTTACGAATCTCTGATTTGGAGATAACCAGTGATGGGAAGCAAATTATAAGTACTTGTAGAGATAATGCTATATTACTACTTGACAGGGAAGCCAAAGTTGAGATATTGATTGAAGAGGATCAAACTATAActtctttttcattatcaAGAGATAATAGGTTCTTGTTGGTTAATCTTCTGAACCAAGAAATCCATCTCTGGAGCATAGAAGGTGAAATCAAGCTTGTCGCTAAGTACAAAGGTCACAAACGCACCCGATTTGTTATCAGGTCTTGTTTTGGTGGACTTGAACAAGCTTTCATCGCTAGTGGTAGTGAGGATTCACAG GTTTACGTATGGCATAGAGGCTCAGGGGAGCTCATAGAGGCATTGCCAGGTCATTCTGGAGCTGTTAATTGTGTCAGCTGGAATCCAACAAACACACACATGTTAGCCTCAGCCAGTGATGACCGTACAATTCGGATATGGGGCCTAAAGGAGCTAAAAGTGAAACACAGGGATGCACACAGCAATGGCGTCCATTATTGCAATGGGGGAACTTGA
- the LOC117623124 gene encoding oxygen-evolving enhancer protein 2, chloroplastic: MASTACFLHHHALTTASARSSSSQRQVVNVKQNQIVICRAQKQAVQEEDGAVNVSRRLALTVLIGAAALGSKVSPADAAYGESANVFGKPKTNTDFLPYVGEGFKLSIPAKWNPSKEVEYPGQVLRYEDNFDTTSNVSVTITPTDKKSITDYGSPEEFLTKVDYLLGKQAYFGKTDSEGGFDSGAVATANILESSSQVVDGKPYYYLSVLTRTADGDEGGKHQLITATVKDGKLYICKAQAGDKRWFKGARKFVESSASSFSVA, from the exons ATGGCCTCAACTGCATGCTTTTTGCACCACCATGCACTCACTACAGCTTCTGCCAGGTCCTCCTCATCACAGCGCCAAGTGGTGAATGTCAAGCAGAACCAGATTGTGATCTGCAGGGCTCAGAAGCAGGCTGTCCAGGAAGAAGATGGTGCCGTTAACGTCTCCCGGCGATTGGCTCTCACAGTCCTCATTGGAGCTGCAGCCCTTGGCTCCAAGGTTTCCCCTGCTGATGCAGCTTATGGTGAATCCG CCAACGTTTTTGGAAAGCCAAAGACAAACACAGACTTCTTGCCATACGTTGGAGAAGGATTCAAGCTTTCGATTCCTGCAAAATGGAACCCAAGCAAAGAGGTTGAATACCCTGGTCAAGTTCTGAGATATGAGGACAACTTTGACACCACCAGCAACGTGTCTGTCACAATCACCCCGACCGATAAGAAATCTATCACCGACTATGGCTCCCCTGAGGAATTCCTCACCAAG GTGGACTATTTGCTAGGCAAACAAGCCTACTTTGGCAAGACTGATTCTGAG GGTGGTTTTGACTCCGGCGCTGTGGCCACGGCCAACATATTGGAATCTTCAAGTCAAGTGGTTGATGGGAAACCCTATTACTACTTGTCTGTGTTGACAAGGACAGCTGATGGAGATGAAGGTGGCAAGCACCAGCTCATCACAGCCACAGTGAAAGATGGCAAGCTTTACATCTGTAAGGCTCAAGCTGGAGACAAGAGGTGGTTCAAGGGAGCAAGGAAGTTTGTGGAGAGCTCTGCATCTTCCTTCAGTGTTGCCTAA